In one window of Methanosarcina vacuolata Z-761 DNA:
- a CDS encoding tetratricopeptide repeat protein, protein MDDVIEELLKIVVESLQSEEGNLNKAVDLAINFSTKNSISASLLLGLSNSYGSKGSYELAYIFAKAAASLSIGSEKAVAHHNAGLAADYLNLVTEAEEQYKFALETDPKHIAAHSNYGRLLKQMGRLEEAEEQYKLALETKRALETDPKHVVIHSNYGNLLEEMGRLEEAEEQYKLALKIDPNYAAAHYNYGILLSEIEHWKEAEYHYKLALKLNPKHVDTHLNYGNLLQKMDRLGEAEEQYKLALEADPKHVNTHLSYGVLLQEMRHLEEAEEQCRLALEADPKNVNAHYNYGILLADMERLEEAEEQYKVAIKLDPKEPNIHGAYGLLLLSKNLESIEAINETKIASHLFEERGDRIKEHLSFAWFYEELANKYYNLRDYQKSGKYADKSGDEYIEAGKQAGESFKGTSLTKGYTLKGRAKIRTLEIKTPFYKNIIKRIWNKESYEIEKFTKIIDCIMDASRCYEKAANVSPKDNQLCDACSFSMFCLSDMLDYMLAVTKQEKTPQLEDKLENWNEKLSIAKNAYKEHSKGELFIESLYKLKDCIQNLNKYRKHGTREYGRAFEECRKELTEIANNIEGPLQKIIEDATKKMDICCLKQLPYTGTETGSILQPSKLSEFLNWTLDPKRIGIGVFGIIITVIVNHYNEYLFSLIKRTVTMLLSKIQSILICF, encoded by the coding sequence ATGGATGATGTGATAGAAGAACTGCTGAAAATTGTAGTTGAATCTCTGCAATCTGAAGAAGGAAATTTAAACAAAGCAGTTGACCTTGCAATTAATTTTTCAACAAAAAATTCGATCTCTGCCAGCCTATTATTAGGTCTAAGCAATTCTTATGGATCAAAGGGATCCTATGAATTAGCTTATATATTTGCAAAGGCTGCTGCAAGCTTATCAATAGGGTCTGAAAAAGCAGTTGCTCATCATAATGCTGGACTAGCCGCTGATTATTTGAACTTAGTAACTGAAGCAGAAGAACAGTATAAGTTTGCTCTGGAAACTGATCCAAAACATATAGCTGCTCACTCAAACTACGGAAGGCTTCTTAAACAAATGGGACGCCTAGAAGAGGCGGAAGAACAGTATAAACTTGCTCTTGAAACTAAGCGTGCTCTAGAAACTGACCCAAAACATGTAGTTATTCACTCAAACTATGGAAATCTCCTAGAAGAAATGGGGCGACTGGAAGAGGCGGAAGAACAGTATAAACTTGCTCTAAAAATCGATCCTAACTATGCAGCCGCTCACTATAATTATGGAATTTTACTTTCAGAAATAGAGCATTGGAAAGAAGCAGAATATCATTATAAACTTGCTCTAAAACTCAATCCCAAACATGTAGATACCCACTTAAATTATGGAAATCTCCTTCAAAAAATGGATCGCCTTGGAGAAGCAGAAGAACAGTATAAGCTTGCTCTGGAAGCAGACCCCAAACACGTGAATACACACTTAAGTTACGGAGTTCTCCTGCAAGAAATGAGGCATCTTGAAGAAGCAGAAGAACAGTGCAGACTTGCTCTGGAAGCAGATCCCAAGAATGTGAATGCACACTATAATTACGGAATTCTCCTTGCAGATATGGAACGTCTTGAAGAAGCAGAAGAACAGTATAAAGTTGCAATAAAGCTAGATCCCAAGGAGCCAAATATCCATGGTGCTTACGGTTTACTTTTATTATCAAAAAATTTAGAATCAATCGAAGCTATAAACGAAACAAAAATAGCATCCCATTTATTTGAAGAACGTGGGGACAGGATAAAGGAACATTTATCTTTTGCGTGGTTTTACGAAGAACTTGCAAATAAATATTATAATTTGAGAGATTACCAAAAAAGCGGCAAGTACGCTGACAAATCAGGGGACGAATACATTGAAGCCGGAAAGCAGGCAGGAGAAAGTTTCAAGGGCACTTCTTTAACCAAAGGCTATACGCTTAAAGGAAGAGCTAAAATTCGAACACTTGAAATTAAAACTCCTTTTTACAAAAATATTATTAAGAGAATCTGGAACAAGGAATCTTACGAGATTGAAAAATTCACGAAAATCATTGATTGTATAATGGATGCATCCAGATGCTATGAAAAAGCGGCTAACGTGTCTCCAAAAGATAATCAGTTATGTGATGCCTGTTCATTTTCAATGTTTTGTCTTTCGGACATGCTCGACTATATGCTTGCAGTTACAAAGCAAGAAAAAACACCTCAGCTTGAAGACAAATTGGAAAATTGGAATGAAAAGTTGTCAATTGCTAAAAACGCGTATAAAGAGCATAGTAAAGGAGAACTCTTTATTGAATCTCTTTATAAATTAAAGGATTGCATACAAAATCTGAATAAATATAGAAAGCATGGAACGAGAGAATATGGAAGAGCTTTTGAGGAATGTCGCAAAGAATTAACTGAAATAGCAAATAATATAGAAGGTCCGCTTCAGAAAATCATCGAGGATGCAACGAAAAAAATGGATATCTGTTGTCTCAAACAATTACCTTATACAGGTACTGAGACTGGATCTATACTTCAACCCAGTAAATTATCTGAATTTTTGAATTGGACTTTAGATCCAAAAAGAATAGGAATAGGAGTATTTGGAATCATAATTACAGTTATTGTTAATCATTACAATGAATATCTTTTTTCTTTGATCAAAAGAACTGTAACTATGCTTCTCAGTAAAATACAATCCATTTTAATCTGTTTTTAG